The following are from one region of the Cytobacillus firmus genome:
- a CDS encoding Asp23/Gls24 family envelope stress response protein, which translates to MNENNILEMSPENSGLGKVEIAPEVIEVIAGIAASEVEGVAQMRGNFATGVVERLGKKNHGKGVKVELTEEGIKVDVYCLMKFGVSIPSVAQKIQDNIRQALLNMTALDAQEVNIHVVGIMFENQKHEVEYEQEM; encoded by the coding sequence ATGAACGAAAATAACATTCTCGAAATGAGCCCTGAAAATTCAGGTCTGGGCAAGGTGGAAATTGCACCGGAAGTTATTGAGGTTATTGCCGGCATTGCTGCTTCAGAAGTAGAAGGTGTTGCGCAAATGCGCGGGAACTTCGCTACAGGAGTGGTTGAACGGCTTGGTAAAAAGAACCACGGCAAAGGTGTTAAAGTTGAATTAACAGAAGAAGGCATCAAAGTCGATGTTTATTGTCTGATGAAATTCGGCGTGTCCATCCCAAGCGTTGCCCAAAAAATCCAGGACAACATCCGTCAGGCACTGTTGAATATGACAGCCCTGGACGCCCAGGAAGTAAACATTCACGTAGTAGGAATCATGTTTGAAAACCAAAAGCATGAAGTTGAATACGAACAGGAAATGTAA
- the spoIIIAF gene encoding stage III sporulation protein AF yields MDFIKEWVTNIILFVLLATVIDMLLPSSKLQKYTKMVTGLLLIAIILTPILRIISSDFEEALVSVPVFEASGEKNMENLIEMKKKEIQASSDAYILEQMAVHMKQDAEEELMEQYGLEIANIDILVDESSDQAFPDNLQKVMIQLKAEDAEAEAVEVVKTVEINAGKPLPSSGPEHEDAERIASLLAQKWNVDANSIEVLVEGGNMDRDG; encoded by the coding sequence GTGGATTTCATAAAAGAATGGGTAACCAACATCATATTATTTGTTCTGCTTGCCACTGTCATAGATATGCTCCTCCCCAGCTCCAAGCTTCAGAAATATACAAAAATGGTGACAGGGCTGCTATTAATAGCGATTATTCTTACACCGATTTTGAGAATTATATCAAGTGATTTTGAAGAAGCTCTTGTTTCCGTGCCGGTTTTTGAGGCTTCAGGAGAAAAAAATATGGAAAATTTAATAGAAATGAAGAAAAAAGAAATACAAGCCTCAAGTGATGCATATATTTTAGAACAAATGGCTGTCCACATGAAACAGGACGCAGAAGAGGAGTTGATGGAACAGTACGGTCTGGAAATTGCTAACATTGATATTTTAGTAGATGAAAGCAGTGATCAAGCCTTCCCGGATAACCTGCAAAAGGTCATGATCCAACTCAAAGCAGAAGATGCAGAAGCTGAAGCTGTAGAAGTGGTTAAAACAGTGGAAATCAATGCCGGGAAACCTCTTCCATCCAGCGGGCCCGAACATGAAGATGCAGAAAGAATTGCTTCTCTTCTCGCACAAAAATGGAATGTAGACGCAAACTCAATCGAAGTTCTAGTAGAAGGGGGGAATATGGATAGGGATGGATAA
- the folD gene encoding bifunctional methylenetetrahydrofolate dehydrogenase/methenyltetrahydrofolate cyclohydrolase FolD translates to MAAELIDGKEIARKKQDRIGAEVQKLKAEGVTPGLAVILAGDNQASRTYVNNKQKTCNKLGMYSMLIELPESVSEQELIRKITELNKSDAIHGILVQLPLPSHINEKAIIESISPEKDVDGFHPINIGRMMTAQDAYIPCTPAGIIEMLESIGADISGKHVVVIGRSNIVGKPAGQLFLNKDATVTYCHSKTANLKEYTKRADILVAAAGKANLITEDHVKHGVIVIDVGMNRDAEGKLCGDVDFETVKHIAGYITPVPGGVGPMTITMLMHNTLKAAKSISKI, encoded by the coding sequence ATGGCTGCAGAATTAATAGATGGAAAAGAAATTGCAAGAAAGAAACAGGATCGTATCGGTGCTGAAGTGCAAAAGCTGAAGGCAGAAGGAGTCACGCCGGGATTGGCTGTTATTTTAGCGGGGGATAATCAGGCATCCAGAACATATGTGAACAACAAGCAGAAAACCTGCAATAAGCTGGGCATGTATTCTATGCTTATTGAACTTCCTGAAAGCGTCAGTGAACAAGAGCTTATCAGAAAAATCACTGAGTTGAATAAAAGTGATGCAATCCATGGAATCCTCGTCCAGTTGCCGCTCCCAAGCCATATTAATGAAAAAGCCATCATTGAGTCTATATCACCTGAGAAAGATGTGGATGGATTTCATCCTATAAATATCGGCAGAATGATGACAGCTCAGGATGCCTATATCCCTTGTACTCCTGCAGGGATCATTGAAATGCTAGAAAGCATCGGGGCAGACATTTCCGGAAAGCATGTAGTGGTTATTGGCAGAAGCAACATCGTAGGTAAGCCTGCAGGACAGCTGTTTCTTAATAAAGATGCAACTGTTACCTACTGTCACTCGAAAACAGCTAATCTAAAGGAATATACAAAGCGGGCAGACATTCTGGTGGCAGCAGCAGGTAAAGCCAATTTAATTACTGAGGACCATGTAAAACATGGTGTGATTGTGATTGATGTGGGCATGAATCGAGATGCGGAAGGAAAGCTTTGCGGCGATGTTGATTTCGAGACAGTTAAGCACATAGCAGGGTACATTACTCCTGTTCCGGGCGGAGTGGGGCCGATGACCATTACCATGTTAATGCACAACACGTTGAAGGCAGCAAAGTCTATAAGCAAAATCTGA
- a CDS encoding TlyA family RNA methyltransferase: protein MKTKKERLDVLLVERGLAETREKAKRAVMAGLVFSNESRLDKPGEKVSEDIPLAIKGKVMPYVSRGGLKLEKALKVFDLEIEDKILLDIGSSTGGFTDCALQNGANMSYALDVGYNQLAWKLRQDERVVVMERTNFRYVTPADLSAGMPDFASIDVSFISLKLILPVLKTLLVPGSDTVALVKPQFEAGREQVGKKGIVRDPKIHEAVLDKIIEFALSLGYDVKDVSYSPITGGDGNIEFLLHLYWSGSKEEGENLLKAPTDKIVKEAHAELKTKQVKEEE, encoded by the coding sequence ATGAAAACAAAGAAAGAGCGATTAGACGTTTTATTAGTTGAAAGAGGTCTTGCTGAAACGAGAGAAAAAGCGAAAAGGGCCGTTATGGCCGGTTTGGTGTTCAGCAATGAAAGCAGATTGGATAAACCGGGCGAAAAGGTTAGTGAAGATATTCCGCTGGCCATCAAGGGAAAGGTTATGCCCTATGTCAGCCGCGGAGGCTTAAAGCTTGAGAAAGCTCTGAAGGTTTTTGATTTAGAAATCGAAGACAAGATCCTCCTTGACATTGGATCCTCAACCGGGGGCTTCACAGATTGCGCCCTGCAGAATGGCGCAAACATGTCCTATGCTTTGGATGTCGGGTATAATCAGCTTGCCTGGAAATTAAGGCAGGATGAGCGGGTTGTTGTCATGGAAAGGACCAATTTTAGGTATGTAACTCCTGCAGATCTTTCAGCCGGTATGCCTGATTTTGCTTCCATCGATGTTTCGTTCATCTCTTTAAAGCTTATATTGCCTGTATTAAAAACATTGCTGGTTCCAGGCAGTGACACAGTTGCCTTAGTGAAACCGCAATTTGAAGCCGGACGGGAGCAGGTTGGAAAAAAAGGAATTGTCAGAGATCCTAAAATACACGAAGCCGTCCTTGATAAAATTATCGAATTTGCTTTAAGTCTTGGCTATGATGTCAAAGACGTTTCTTATTCACCGATTACCGGCGGAGATGGCAACATAGAGTTTCTTCTCCATCTGTATTGGTCAGGCAGCAAAGAAGAAGGCGAAAATCTCCTTAAAGCCCCGACTGATAAGATTGTAAAAGAAGCCCACGCCGAACTGAAAACAAAGCAGGTTAAAGAAGAGGAATAG
- the spoIIIAE gene encoding stage III sporulation protein AE: MKQRMQKILGFSLLLFFFLAPIVQASPKTGEAEETISPQDLIESQVDKLDLNELKGFWEEITTEYGGFLPESQKGSLYEFIKGEKEFSLKEWAGGAMKFIFHEFIVNGKLLGTLILLTVFSMFLQSLQNSFEKSNVSKAAYSIVFMVLIIIALNSFHVAITYTEETISTMVSFIMALIPLLLALIASSGGLVSAAFFHPVILFLMNVSGVFIQYVILPLIFLSALLSIVSTLSEHYKVTQLANLLRNWSIGLLGMFLTVFLGVISVQGASAAVTDGITIRTAKFITGNFIPVIGRMFTDATDTVISASVLLKNTVGIAGVAILLIIAAFPAIKILMIAFIYKFAAAILQPLGGGPIISCLDIISKSIIYVFAALAIVSLMFFLSITVIIAAGNLTMMVR, from the coding sequence ATGAAGCAAAGGATGCAGAAAATTTTAGGATTCAGTTTACTTCTATTCTTTTTCCTGGCACCAATTGTACAAGCCTCACCTAAGACCGGCGAAGCAGAAGAAACGATTTCCCCTCAGGATTTAATTGAATCCCAGGTGGATAAGTTAGATCTTAATGAATTAAAGGGATTTTGGGAAGAAATCACAACAGAGTATGGAGGGTTTTTGCCCGAGAGCCAAAAGGGAAGTCTCTATGAATTCATAAAGGGAGAAAAGGAATTTTCATTAAAAGAGTGGGCTGGCGGCGCGATGAAGTTTATATTCCATGAGTTTATAGTCAACGGGAAACTGCTTGGAACTCTGATATTGCTGACGGTATTCAGCATGTTCCTGCAGTCGCTGCAGAATTCATTTGAAAAAAGCAATGTCAGTAAAGCAGCCTATTCAATCGTCTTCATGGTGTTGATTATTATCGCGCTGAATAGCTTCCATGTAGCGATCACATACACGGAGGAAACCATTTCAACCATGGTGTCATTCATAATGGCCCTCATACCGCTGCTGCTTGCGCTGATTGCTTCTTCCGGGGGTTTGGTATCTGCAGCGTTTTTCCACCCGGTTATCCTATTTTTGATGAATGTCAGCGGAGTATTTATCCAGTATGTCATTCTTCCGCTTATATTTTTATCAGCCCTGTTAAGCATTGTCAGCACATTGTCAGAACACTATAAGGTAACTCAGCTTGCCAATCTGCTCCGGAACTGGAGCATTGGACTTCTTGGGATGTTCCTGACGGTCTTTCTCGGAGTTATTTCAGTTCAGGGAGCATCTGCAGCGGTTACCGATGGAATTACCATCCGTACAGCAAAGTTTATTACGGGGAATTTTATTCCGGTCATTGGAAGGATGTTTACAGATGCAACAGATACCGTAATCAGTGCATCGGTGCTTTTGAAGAATACTGTCGGGATAGCAGGAGTAGCCATTCTCCTTATTATTGCAGCTTTTCCTGCAATCAAAATTTTAATGATTGCGTTTATATATAAATTTGCGGCAGCGATTTTGCAGCCGCTGGGAGGAGGGCCGATCATATCCTGCCTGGATATAATCAGCAAGAGCATTATCTATGTTTTTGCAGCTCTGGCCATTGTCTCCCTGATGTTTTTCCTTAGCATTACGGTTATTATAGCGGCCGGCAATTTGACCATGATGGTCAGGTAG
- the accC gene encoding acetyl-CoA carboxylase biotin carboxylase subunit, which produces MIKKLLIANRGEIAVRIIRAAREMGIESVAVFSEADREALHVQLADEAYCIGPKASKDSYLNFTNIISVAKLTGCDAIHPGYGFLAENADFAELCRECNIIFVGPTPEAISKMGTKDIARETMKEAGVPIVPGSNGIIKDAEDAIQLAEKIEYPVIIKATAGGGGKGIRVARNEQELIKGITITQQEALTAFGNPGVYIEKYIEDFRHVEIQVLADNYGNTVHLGERDCSIQRRLQKLLEETPSPALDGETREEMGNAAVKAAKAVDYTGAGTIEFIYDYINRKFYFMEMNTRIQVEHPVTEMVTGVDLIKEQIKVASGEKLNFTQSDVTFNGWSIECRINAENPEKNFMPSAGRINMYLPPGGLGVRVDSAAYPGYMIPPYYDSMIAKVITYGNTREEAISRMKRALSEFVVEGVHTTIPFHLKLLSHENFVEGQFNTKFLELHDVMNS; this is translated from the coding sequence ATGATAAAAAAACTCTTGATTGCCAACAGAGGAGAAATAGCTGTCCGCATTATCAGGGCAGCCCGTGAAATGGGGATTGAATCTGTTGCTGTCTTTTCAGAAGCTGACAGGGAAGCGCTCCATGTACAGCTTGCGGATGAGGCATATTGCATTGGTCCGAAAGCATCCAAGGACAGCTATTTAAATTTTACAAATATAATAAGTGTCGCCAAGCTTACTGGCTGTGACGCCATTCATCCAGGTTATGGATTCCTTGCAGAGAATGCGGACTTTGCAGAACTGTGCAGAGAATGCAATATTATTTTTGTCGGCCCGACACCAGAAGCCATCAGCAAAATGGGCACAAAGGATATTGCAAGGGAAACGATGAAGGAAGCAGGAGTTCCGATTGTTCCGGGCTCTAATGGAATCATTAAGGATGCTGAAGACGCTATTCAGCTGGCAGAAAAGATTGAATATCCGGTCATTATTAAAGCAACTGCGGGCGGAGGCGGGAAAGGAATCCGTGTAGCGCGCAATGAGCAGGAGCTTATTAAGGGAATAACGATCACACAGCAGGAAGCACTGACAGCATTCGGGAATCCTGGTGTTTACATCGAAAAATATATCGAGGACTTCCGTCATGTGGAGATCCAGGTTCTCGCAGACAATTACGGGAACACCGTCCATCTCGGGGAAAGGGATTGTTCCATCCAAAGGCGTCTGCAAAAGCTTCTTGAGGAAACGCCTTCACCTGCACTTGACGGTGAAACACGCGAAGAGATGGGAAATGCTGCTGTAAAAGCTGCAAAAGCGGTTGATTATACAGGCGCTGGCACGATAGAATTTATATACGATTATATAAATCGCAAGTTCTATTTCATGGAAATGAACACACGTATTCAGGTGGAGCACCCTGTTACAGAGATGGTAACAGGCGTCGATTTAATCAAGGAGCAAATTAAGGTTGCTTCTGGAGAAAAGCTTAATTTTACACAGAGTGATGTGACATTTAACGGCTGGTCAATCGAATGCAGAATTAATGCGGAAAATCCGGAGAAGAATTTTATGCCATCAGCAGGAAGGATCAATATGTATCTGCCTCCTGGCGGGCTTGGTGTCCGAGTCGATTCTGCTGCCTACCCGGGCTATATGATTCCACCATATTACGATTCAATGATTGCAAAAGTGATCACTTATGGTAATACTAGAGAAGAAGCCATTTCCAGAATGAAAAGGGCATTAAGCGAATTTGTAGTGGAAGGGGTTCATACAACAATTCCGTTCCATCTCAAGCTCTTAAGCCATGAAAATTTTGTGGAAGGGCAGTTTAATACGAAATTTCTTGAATTGCATGATGTAATGAATTCTTAA
- a CDS encoding polyprenyl synthetase family protein, producing the protein MQQSLSSFSELHKRKLEIHLKEYVHKLNAPSEIKESMNYSLEAGGKRIRPMLLFATLAAFGEDTAKGLWTAAAIEMIHTYSLIHDDLPSMDNDDLRRGKPTNHKVYGEAFAILAGDALLTYSFQTIAETPDEFSSAETRLSLIKVLSKAAGAEGMVGGQAADIKGEGKQLDIEDLEYIHVHKTGKLLECSVVSGAILANANEETIQTLSHFAYHLGLAFQIRDDILDLEGTEEIIGKPVGSDESKNKSTYPALLTMNGAKEALEYHIRSAKEKLKETGLQTDLLEEITDLIANRDH; encoded by the coding sequence TTGCAGCAATCCTTAAGTTCTTTCTCTGAATTGCATAAGCGAAAATTGGAAATCCATTTAAAAGAATATGTACATAAACTGAATGCTCCATCTGAAATCAAGGAATCGATGAATTATTCACTTGAAGCCGGAGGAAAGCGGATCAGGCCGATGCTGTTATTTGCCACATTGGCTGCTTTTGGCGAAGATACGGCAAAAGGGTTATGGACTGCGGCGGCGATTGAAATGATCCATACCTATTCGCTCATTCATGATGACCTTCCAAGTATGGATAATGACGATTTAAGAAGAGGTAAACCGACTAACCATAAAGTATATGGAGAAGCTTTTGCAATCCTGGCAGGTGATGCCTTGCTCACATACAGCTTCCAGACCATTGCGGAAACCCCAGACGAATTCTCTTCAGCCGAAACCAGGCTCTCTTTAATTAAAGTGCTTTCAAAAGCTGCCGGAGCTGAAGGGATGGTTGGAGGCCAGGCAGCAGACATTAAAGGAGAGGGCAAACAGCTGGACATAGAAGACTTAGAGTATATCCACGTGCATAAGACCGGCAAATTGCTTGAATGCAGTGTGGTTTCAGGTGCTATTTTGGCTAATGCCAATGAAGAGACGATTCAGACACTATCCCATTTTGCCTATCATCTGGGACTGGCTTTTCAAATCCGGGATGATATTCTTGACCTTGAAGGGACAGAAGAAATAATCGGGAAGCCTGTTGGCAGTGATGAATCAAAAAATAAAAGCACCTATCCAGCTCTTCTTACTATGAATGGCGCAAAAGAGGCTCTCGAATACCACATCAGATCTGCAAAAGAGAAGCTGAAGGAAACAGGCCTTCAAACAGATCTGCTGGAAGAAATAACAGATCTAATTGCAAACAGGGACCACTAA
- the nusB gene encoding transcription antitermination factor NusB: MKRRTAREKALQALFQIDVSGTEPETAIEHVLEGEKNDEYLSKLVSGVLEHKETIDNEIKGFLEKWTLERLATVDRNLLRLSIFELLYLTEEVPANVVLDEAIEIAKLYGDDQSSKFINGVLSKVKEKL, translated from the coding sequence ATGAAGAGAAGAACAGCCAGAGAAAAAGCATTGCAGGCTTTATTTCAAATTGATGTAAGCGGGACAGAACCAGAAACCGCCATCGAACATGTTTTAGAGGGCGAAAAGAACGATGAATATCTTAGCAAACTTGTATCAGGTGTGCTGGAGCATAAAGAAACAATTGATAACGAAATCAAAGGGTTTCTTGAAAAATGGACGCTGGAGAGACTTGCCACTGTAGACCGCAATCTTCTGCGCTTATCTATTTTTGAACTGCTGTATTTAACAGAGGAAGTGCCAGCCAATGTGGTGCTCGATGAAGCAATTGAGATTGCCAAACTATACGGCGATGATCAGTCAAGCAAGTTTATTAATGGTGTTTTATCAAAGGTAAAAGAAAAACTTTAA
- the spoIIIAG gene encoding stage III sporulation protein AG gives MDNEKGPFTWLKKIISKDGQSDKKPGKFHYLLLVLLFGAAIMLISNTLFQEDGSTGDLPVFKNGEEVKQEEEVPVFGQQKSGGNDTIANYEKAYEAQIKEALDAIVGVEDATVVVNVDATEKKVLEKNKTTQTQKTDETDREGGKRKVEDQSQEEQLVIVRNGEKEVPIVIETKKPEIRGVLVVAKGAENIQVKKWIIEAVTRALDVPSHRVSVMPKKTKGE, from the coding sequence ATGGATAATGAAAAAGGTCCTTTCACATGGTTAAAGAAGATAATTTCCAAGGATGGACAGTCTGATAAGAAGCCCGGAAAATTCCACTATTTGCTGCTTGTTCTCCTATTTGGAGCAGCGATCATGCTGATCAGCAATACGCTGTTTCAAGAAGACGGTTCCACCGGTGATTTGCCCGTATTTAAAAATGGGGAAGAAGTGAAGCAGGAGGAAGAAGTGCCAGTCTTCGGCCAGCAGAAATCCGGGGGAAATGACACCATCGCCAATTATGAAAAGGCATATGAAGCCCAAATAAAAGAGGCGCTTGATGCAATCGTAGGGGTGGAAGATGCCACTGTTGTGGTGAATGTCGATGCCACAGAAAAGAAAGTCCTTGAAAAAAACAAAACAACCCAAACACAGAAAACCGATGAAACAGATCGGGAAGGCGGCAAAAGGAAGGTTGAGGATCAGTCACAGGAGGAACAGCTTGTGATTGTCCGAAATGGAGAAAAAGAGGTTCCCATTGTCATAGAAACCAAGAAACCTGAAATAAGGGGCGTGCTGGTTGTAGCAAAAGGGGCTGAAAATATACAAGTGAAAAAGTGGATTATTGAGGCAGTAACCAGAGCTCTGGATGTTCCAAGCCATAGAGTATCCGTAATGCCTAAAAAAACCAAGGGGGAATAA
- the xseA gene encoding exodeoxyribonuclease VII large subunit, whose protein sequence is MKEQQYLTVHALTKYIKRKFDADPHLQNILVKGEISNFKQHSSGHMYFTLKDEKARILAVMFAGNARSMKFRPENGMKVLVRGAISVYESSGQYQMYVQEMQPDGIGELYLAYEQLKEKLEKEGYFSSAHKKNIPRYPKTVAVITSPTGAAIRDILTTLKRRYPIANILIFPALVQGNQAAPSIVKAIKDANSSGEADVLIIGRGGGSIEELWAFNEEAVARAIFKSVIPVISAVGHETDFTIADFVADLRAPTPTGAAELAVPHIDDLKERLFNRQSRLIRAMKEQIVLQNERLLRVQKSYAFRYPQKLYEQKLEQLDKLTEQLLRGSKRLHDLKQEQADILRKRLVRSHPGQLKDQAKEKHDRLHKLLNKTMANTLAAKEKDFARVISTLEALSPLKIMDRGYSLAYTEKESLVKTVYQVKVDDMLKLKVSDGTIECRVTDIEE, encoded by the coding sequence ATGAAGGAACAGCAGTATCTGACAGTTCACGCACTGACCAAATACATAAAAAGAAAATTTGACGCCGACCCTCATTTGCAAAATATTTTGGTTAAGGGAGAAATCTCAAACTTTAAACAGCACTCCAGCGGTCATATGTATTTCACTTTAAAGGATGAGAAAGCCAGAATTTTAGCCGTAATGTTTGCAGGAAATGCGAGATCCATGAAATTCAGGCCGGAGAACGGCATGAAGGTTTTAGTTCGCGGAGCGATTTCCGTTTATGAATCGAGCGGGCAATATCAAATGTATGTACAGGAAATGCAGCCGGACGGGATTGGTGAGCTTTATCTGGCATACGAGCAGCTTAAAGAGAAACTGGAGAAAGAAGGATACTTTTCGTCTGCACATAAAAAAAATATCCCGCGCTATCCAAAGACAGTTGCGGTTATCACATCTCCTACGGGTGCTGCAATCAGAGATATTTTGACAACGCTCAAAAGGCGCTATCCAATCGCAAACATACTTATATTCCCTGCGCTTGTGCAGGGGAACCAGGCAGCACCATCTATTGTGAAAGCGATTAAGGATGCTAATTCCTCCGGGGAAGCGGACGTCTTAATTATCGGCCGGGGCGGAGGTTCTATTGAAGAGCTTTGGGCTTTTAATGAGGAAGCTGTGGCAAGGGCCATATTTAAGTCAGTAATACCTGTAATTTCAGCTGTCGGCCATGAAACAGATTTTACAATAGCGGATTTTGTTGCAGATTTAAGGGCTCCTACCCCAACCGGAGCTGCTGAATTGGCAGTCCCGCACATTGATGACCTGAAAGAAAGGCTTTTTAACAGGCAATCAAGGCTGATAAGAGCGATGAAGGAACAAATTGTACTGCAAAATGAAAGGCTTCTAAGGGTACAGAAATCCTATGCTTTCAGATACCCGCAAAAATTGTATGAACAAAAACTGGAACAGCTGGATAAATTGACTGAACAGCTGTTACGGGGATCCAAAAGGCTGCATGATTTAAAGCAGGAACAAGCTGATATCCTGCGGAAAAGGCTGGTTAGAAGTCATCCCGGCCAGCTGAAGGATCAGGCAAAAGAAAAACATGATCGGCTCCATAAGCTTTTAAATAAAACAATGGCAAATACCCTGGCTGCAAAGGAAAAGGATTTTGCGAGGGTCATTTCAACCCTTGAGGCACTCAGTCCTCTCAAAATCATGGATAGAGGCTATAGCCTTGCTTATACAGAAAAGGAATCCCTGGTAAAGACTGTGTATCAGGTTAAAGTGGATGATATGTTAAAATTGAAGGTATCTGATGGAACTATTGAATGCAGGGTAACGGATATTGAGGAGTGA
- the accB gene encoding acetyl-CoA carboxylase biotin carboxyl carrier protein has product MLKVQEIRELIKLVDQSNIDEFVYEHEGSKIKMKKKGNEAAVVQQVQPAAAQVSAPAPQPVQPAAVKVEEPKAEAPAAAHAPNAEAAEDLHKIVSPMVGTFYQSSSPDADAYVKAGSKVTKDSIVCIVEAMKLFNEIEAEVNGEIVEVLVKDGQLVEYGQPLFLVKPE; this is encoded by the coding sequence ATGTTAAAAGTACAAGAAATCCGTGAACTGATTAAATTGGTAGATCAGTCAAATATCGATGAATTTGTATACGAGCATGAAGGGTCTAAAATTAAAATGAAGAAAAAAGGCAATGAAGCCGCTGTTGTACAGCAAGTTCAGCCTGCAGCTGCCCAAGTGTCAGCGCCTGCTCCACAGCCGGTCCAGCCAGCTGCTGTGAAAGTGGAAGAGCCTAAAGCAGAAGCGCCAGCGGCTGCTCATGCACCAAATGCTGAAGCCGCAGAAGATTTACATAAGATTGTCTCACCAATGGTAGGGACTTTTTATCAATCATCATCACCTGATGCTGATGCATATGTAAAAGCCGGTTCAAAAGTAACAAAGGATTCCATTGTCTGCATTGTAGAAGCAATGAAATTATTTAATGAAATTGAAGCAGAAGTTAATGGTGAAATTGTAGAAGTGCTTGTAAAGGACGGCCAATTAGTAGAATATGGCCAGCCACTATTTTTAGTAAAGCCTGAATAA
- a CDS encoding SpoIIIAH-like family protein: MLLKKQTVWLLTMLSLVVVLSVYYVTSPEQKGSDLAGMEEKAQGEMDSVESEDGKAIITNTASDEMFENLRLQLDDERSRMKEDLQEVLGQTDLPAEERMKAKDQIDELNEIAQKEAMLETLIRAMDYEDVLVRADGKKVQITVKAKDHSASAANNIIQEVRNEIGKLEAVAVEFQVEK, encoded by the coding sequence ATGCTTTTAAAGAAACAAACGGTCTGGCTATTAACAATGCTGAGTTTAGTGGTTGTATTATCGGTTTATTATGTAACATCACCGGAGCAAAAAGGCAGTGACCTTGCCGGTATGGAAGAAAAGGCACAGGGTGAAATGGACTCAGTTGAGAGTGAAGATGGCAAAGCGATCATTACAAACACTGCCAGTGATGAAATGTTTGAAAATCTCCGCCTTCAGCTTGATGACGAGCGCAGCCGCATGAAGGAAGACCTGCAGGAGGTCCTTGGTCAAACTGATCTTCCTGCAGAAGAAAGAATGAAGGCAAAAGATCAAATTGATGAATTAAATGAAATTGCGCAAAAGGAAGCGATGCTTGAAACTTTAATCAGAGCGATGGATTATGAAGATGTGCTTGTCCGTGCTGATGGCAAGAAGGTCCAAATTACGGTTAAGGCAAAAGATCATTCAGCTTCAGCTGCAAACAACATCATCCAGGAAGTAAGAAACGAAATTGGAAAGCTTGAAGCAGTGGCTGTTGAATTCCAGGTTGAAAAATAA
- the xseB gene encoding exodeoxyribonuclease VII small subunit has product MADEKQLSFEQAMEELEVIVEKLEEGDVPLEEAINIYKKGMELSKLCHDKLKNVESQLTEILTEDGRKTNFAIPEEE; this is encoded by the coding sequence ATGGCGGATGAAAAGCAACTTTCATTTGAGCAAGCGATGGAAGAACTTGAAGTGATTGTGGAAAAGCTTGAAGAGGGCGACGTTCCTCTTGAAGAGGCAATTAATATTTATAAAAAGGGCATGGAGCTTTCAAAATTATGCCATGATAAGCTTAAAAATGTGGAATCACAGCTTACGGAAATACTGACGGAAGACGGCCGAAAAACGAACTTCGCCATTCCGGAGGAGGAATAA
- the spoIIIAD gene encoding stage III sporulation protein AD produces MEILQIVGFSLVATFLALIVKEQKPNFAFLLIVFVGCAIFLFLVDQIYAIIHMIEKIAVNAKVNIVYVETILKIIGIAYIAEFAAQITKDAGQGAIAAKIEMGGKILILAMAIPILTVLIETIIRMIPS; encoded by the coding sequence ATTGAAATTCTCCAGATAGTCGGATTTTCGCTTGTTGCCACGTTCCTGGCGCTGATTGTTAAGGAGCAAAAGCCGAATTTTGCCTTTTTGCTGATTGTTTTTGTCGGCTGTGCCATCTTTCTCTTTCTGGTCGACCAAATCTATGCCATTATCCATATGATTGAAAAGATTGCCGTCAATGCAAAGGTGAATATCGTCTATGTAGAAACCATTTTAAAGATAATTGGAATAGCCTATATTGCTGAATTTGCTGCCCAAATTACCAAAGATGCAGGACAGGGAGCCATTGCAGCAAAAATAGAAATGGGCGGGAAAATACTTATTCTTGCCATGGCCATTCCAATCCTTACTGTATTAATCGAAACCATTATTCGCATGATTCCGAGCTAG